In Opitutaceae bacterium TAV5, one genomic interval encodes:
- a CDS encoding N-terminal cleavage protein produces the protein MKHRAFTLIELLTVIAIIGVLAGILIPTVSAVRRTARTVQCISNLRQVAQGAQLWIADNRGRMPDPSGWRDTENNSPNSIRPYIAVTGAKKAGVFTCPETLLRHADPDKLTDGLRTYSINQVVCGTTRNIHEISTPSKTCFFMDGSMLAQGAVRQYVHPGSTTAKKIVIDPPIVWNEQTTAETLPAIHKGKLNVAFIDGHVETRAPATIPSDDMGNTAAKKTPFWGQN, from the coding sequence ATGAAACACCGCGCCTTCACCCTGATCGAGTTGCTCACGGTCATCGCAATCATTGGCGTTCTGGCAGGCATCCTGATTCCCACCGTATCCGCCGTCCGCCGTACCGCCCGGACTGTCCAATGCATCAGCAACCTTCGCCAAGTCGCGCAAGGAGCCCAACTCTGGATCGCCGACAACCGCGGACGCATGCCTGACCCGTCAGGATGGCGGGACACCGAGAACAATAGCCCGAATAGCATTCGCCCCTACATCGCGGTCACAGGCGCCAAAAAAGCCGGTGTCTTCACCTGCCCCGAAACCCTCCTGCGCCACGCCGATCCTGACAAACTCACCGATGGACTCCGAACTTACAGCATCAATCAGGTCGTCTGCGGCACCACCAGAAACATCCACGAGATCAGCACTCCCAGCAAGACCTGTTTCTTCATGGACGGTAGCATGTTGGCCCAAGGCGCTGTCCGCCAATACGTCCATCCGGGATCAACCACAGCCAAAAAGATTGTGATCGATCCCCCCATCGTCTGGAATGAACAAACAACAGCCGAGACCCTGCCCGCCATTCATAAAGGCAAACTCAACGTCGCCTTCATTGACGGCCACGTCGAAACCCGCGCCCCCGCCACCATTCCCTCCGACGACATGGGCAACACCGCTGCCAAAAAAACCCCCTTCTGGGGGCAAAATTAG
- a CDS encoding DNA-binding protein — MRASSPIIIFDAGPLIAALNARDPDHEWAKSSMLNRPGPFIVTSAAVAEATHGLGNSTSGMVKLRTLVERMQVEDPAPVDVLDEMATWKTRMDYADACAVLLARRHRGATVLTTDHTDFTVYRLPFISPRGEFRP, encoded by the coding sequence GTGCGCGCATCCTCGCCGATCATAATATTTGATGCGGGTCCGCTCATAGCGGCACTCAACGCGCGCGATCCCGACCACGAATGGGCAAAAAGTTCGATGCTGAACCGCCCGGGTCCCTTCATCGTCACCTCGGCCGCAGTGGCAGAGGCTACGCACGGACTTGGCAACAGCACGTCCGGCATGGTCAAATTGCGCACACTCGTCGAACGCATGCAGGTGGAAGACCCTGCGCCCGTGGATGTGCTGGATGAGATGGCGACATGGAAGACGCGCATGGACTACGCCGATGCCTGCGCGGTGCTGCTTGCCCGCCGCCATCGCGGTGCCACGGTGCTGACGACCGACCACACCGATTTCACGGTTTACCGCCTCCCTTTCATTTCACCTCGCGGAGAATTCCGTCCGTGA
- a CDS encoding LacI family transcriptional regulator yields the protein MPPDAPAAACVPRLKDVAAAAGVSAQAVSLALRNHTSIPPQTRTRIQKIATKLGYRPDPNISQLMERVRGKKPTATGTVLAYLTAHRERLAWKKIPTQRDYHDGAVRRARELGYHLEEFWLREPGMTEERLSRILRNRGIEGAIIAPLQDPGHLFRKFQWEHFSVVELGYSLLTPVLHRCCNQQFQSMMLLLRRLLEAGYRRMGLAMGPGQDERANHHWRAAWLATQSLLPDASTRDLPMFFGAGGAWTRAAFADWLRASRPDVVVTVDIDVQRWLSGLGLRTPADIGLANVDINETMPGVTGINQNAPQVGASSVDFLLSQIRTGERGLPDIPRTLMVDGDFVQGETTRPAPPGSRRRK from the coding sequence ATGCCGCCCGATGCACCTGCCGCCGCCTGCGTTCCCCGCCTCAAAGACGTCGCTGCCGCCGCCGGCGTGTCGGCGCAGGCCGTGTCGCTCGCCCTGCGCAACCACACCAGCATCCCGCCGCAGACCCGCACCCGTATCCAGAAAATAGCGACGAAGCTCGGCTATCGCCCCGATCCCAACATCAGCCAGCTCATGGAGCGCGTGCGCGGCAAAAAGCCCACCGCCACCGGCACCGTTCTCGCTTATCTGACCGCCCACCGCGAACGCCTCGCCTGGAAAAAAATCCCCACCCAGCGTGATTACCATGACGGCGCTGTCCGCCGCGCCCGCGAACTCGGCTATCACCTCGAGGAGTTCTGGCTGCGGGAGCCCGGCATGACCGAAGAGCGCCTCTCCCGCATCCTGCGCAATCGTGGCATCGAAGGCGCCATCATCGCTCCGCTTCAGGATCCCGGTCATCTTTTCCGGAAATTCCAGTGGGAACACTTTTCCGTGGTCGAGCTCGGCTATTCGCTGCTCACCCCTGTGCTTCACCGCTGCTGCAACCAGCAGTTCCAGTCGATGATGCTCCTTCTGCGCCGCCTCCTCGAGGCCGGCTACCGGCGCATGGGTCTGGCCATGGGGCCCGGCCAGGACGAACGCGCCAACCACCACTGGCGGGCCGCCTGGCTCGCCACACAAAGTCTCCTGCCCGACGCCAGCACCCGCGATCTCCCGATGTTTTTCGGCGCAGGCGGCGCCTGGACCCGGGCGGCTTTCGCCGACTGGCTCCGGGCCTCCCGGCCCGACGTCGTCGTCACGGTCGATATCGACGTGCAGCGGTGGTTGTCCGGACTCGGCCTGCGCACACCGGCGGACATCGGCCTGGCCAACGTGGACATCAACGAGACGATGCCCGGCGTCACCGGCATCAACCAGAACGCCCCGCAAGTCGGCGCCTCCTCGGTCGATTTTCTCCTGTCCCAGATACGCACCGGCGAACGCGGCCTCCCCGACATCCCCCGCACGCTCATGGTGGACGGCGATTTCGTGCAGGGCGAAACCACCCGCCCCGCGCCGCCCGGGTCTCGCCGCCGGAAATAA
- a CDS encoding N-terminal cleavage protein, protein MNRQPRSSPHALAPISNTAVFPQNTTRMLRHVHHACAAFTLVELLTVIVIIGILAAIAIPVISKVRESARTAQCQSNLRQIGNSLYLFINDNKNSMPVANVNWYTWMHELKPYANAGDRVRSATMSGRFFLYCPTYEYEATANKNWTYLGYKWNGNVGSDRNPKAKNVSLLDSPGTTVVCWDAKCISGWDIGLPEAGWGGGSYVEFAYRHGNRCHFLFLDGHVKGYASGPKGNPLDYPNLSWHP, encoded by the coding sequence ATGAACCGCCAACCACGCTCCAGCCCCCATGCCCTCGCGCCAATCTCAAATACGGCGGTTTTTCCGCAAAACACAACACGGATGCTGCGCCATGTTCATCATGCTTGCGCCGCCTTCACTCTGGTCGAATTGCTGACCGTCATCGTCATTATTGGCATTCTTGCCGCTATTGCCATCCCCGTGATCAGCAAAGTCCGGGAATCCGCCCGCACCGCCCAATGCCAGTCCAACCTCCGTCAAATCGGAAATTCCCTGTATCTCTTCATCAATGACAACAAAAACAGCATGCCCGTAGCCAATGTGAACTGGTACACCTGGATGCATGAGCTGAAACCCTATGCCAATGCCGGTGACAGGGTCCGGTCTGCAACGATGTCGGGGCGATTCTTCCTCTATTGTCCCACTTACGAATACGAAGCCACCGCCAACAAAAACTGGACCTACCTGGGTTACAAATGGAATGGCAACGTGGGCTCCGACCGGAACCCCAAGGCCAAAAACGTCAGTTTGCTGGACTCACCGGGCACGACCGTTGTTTGTTGGGATGCCAAGTGTATTTCCGGTTGGGATATAGGCTTGCCGGAAGCTGGCTGGGGAGGGGGAAGCTACGTTGAATTCGCCTACCGCCACGGGAACCGGTGTCACTTTCTGTTCCTGGACGGGCACGTGAAAGGTTACGCCAGTGGCCCCAAGGGGAATCCACTCGATTATCCGAATCTCTCCTGGCACCCGTGA
- a CDS encoding AraC family transcriptional regulator, translated as MPPASSASPDSPRVALLVETSTTWARSILDGINRYLRKGDYWQIFLEPHGSNESIRMPAGWVGEGVIADIKDMAMARQLHALDIPVVNISQLTFPGLAFPTVTTDISACLRMAAEYYFERGYENLGYLRLDRNAFDGNMSREFGHFVQHAGGRFFPKSVKNRAWGVADWNVSIRELAGWLRELPKPVGLFSWAIGREVIHAVHLAGLRIPEEVALVMLSDDEIFLEMSHVPMSGITHPGAEIGHEAAQMLADLMAAKATAAPPAGTPVKKRSAGPVRQSRPSAPPPVRLIKPLGIRTRQSSDVLAITDPALRAAIGYVRQHAGEPLQVDDLARHAGVSRRTLEQKFAQTLERSPAEYIRDTHLERARELLRETTLPIPQVADASGFSSPEYMAQLFRARLGVSPLRYRRQVSAR; from the coding sequence ATGCCTCCTGCTTCTTCCGCCTCTCCCGATTCTCCCCGCGTCGCCCTGCTTGTCGAGACGTCCACCACGTGGGCGCGCTCCATTCTCGACGGGATCAACCGCTACCTGCGCAAGGGCGATTACTGGCAGATTTTCCTGGAGCCGCACGGCTCCAACGAAAGCATCCGGATGCCCGCCGGCTGGGTCGGCGAAGGCGTCATTGCCGACATCAAGGACATGGCCATGGCGCGCCAGTTGCATGCGCTCGACATTCCGGTCGTCAACATCTCGCAGCTCACCTTTCCGGGCCTTGCGTTCCCGACCGTGACCACCGACATCTCCGCCTGCCTGCGCATGGCGGCGGAGTATTATTTCGAACGCGGCTACGAAAACCTCGGTTACCTGCGGCTGGACCGGAACGCCTTTGACGGAAACATGTCCCGCGAGTTTGGCCATTTTGTGCAACACGCAGGCGGCCGCTTTTTTCCCAAGAGCGTGAAAAACCGCGCCTGGGGGGTGGCCGACTGGAACGTGAGCATTCGGGAACTCGCCGGCTGGCTGCGCGAACTGCCGAAACCCGTCGGACTTTTTTCCTGGGCGATCGGACGCGAAGTGATCCACGCGGTCCACCTCGCCGGGCTTCGGATTCCGGAGGAGGTCGCGCTTGTCATGCTTTCGGATGACGAGATTTTTCTGGAGATGTCGCATGTTCCCATGTCGGGCATCACGCATCCCGGCGCGGAGATCGGCCACGAGGCGGCACAGATGCTCGCCGACCTGATGGCCGCGAAGGCGACCGCCGCGCCTCCGGCCGGAACGCCGGTAAAAAAAAGAAGCGCCGGCCCCGTCCGACAATCGCGGCCGTCCGCTCCGCCGCCGGTCCGGCTCATCAAGCCGCTCGGCATTCGCACACGCCAGTCCAGCGATGTGCTGGCGATCACCGATCCGGCTCTCCGCGCCGCCATCGGTTACGTGCGCCAGCACGCGGGGGAACCGTTGCAGGTGGACGATCTGGCCCGGCATGCCGGCGTCTCGCGGCGCACCCTGGAACAGAAATTCGCGCAGACGCTCGAACGCAGTCCGGCCGAATACATTCGCGACACCCACCTGGAGCGCGCCAGGGAACTCCTGCGCGAGACGACCCTGCCCATCCCCCAGGTGGCGGATGCCTCCGGCTTCTCGTCCCCCGAATACATGGCGCAGCTTTTCCGCGCCCGGCTCGGCGTTTCACCGCTGCGCTACCGGCGTCAGGTCTCCGCCCGGTGA
- a CDS encoding nucleotidyltransferase yields MQDFSALLKRLAEAGLDFVIIGGFAAVTHGASYVTQDIDICALLTPENVSRLRQALAEWNPRHRMTPQRLSFLQYPADDQPVKNLCLQTDKGVIDILSSVMGVGEFERLKQQAEEIEVDGTRFRVMSLRDLISAKEALGREKDLLTARELRLIAARRNAG; encoded by the coding sequence ATGCAGGACTTCAGCGCACTTCTCAAACGGCTCGCTGAGGCAGGGCTGGATTTTGTCATCATCGGCGGGTTCGCAGCCGTTACGCATGGGGCATCCTACGTCACCCAGGACATCGACATCTGTGCCCTGCTTACACCCGAAAACGTATCCAGGCTGCGACAGGCTCTGGCCGAGTGGAATCCGCGGCACCGGATGACGCCCCAGCGACTGTCGTTTCTTCAATACCCGGCAGACGATCAACCCGTCAAAAATCTCTGCCTCCAGACCGACAAGGGCGTAATTGACATCCTTTCCTCGGTTATGGGCGTGGGCGAATTCGAACGCCTGAAACAGCAAGCGGAAGAAATCGAGGTGGATGGCACCCGTTTCAGGGTGATGTCCCTGCGTGATCTGATCTCGGCCAAGGAAGCACTGGGACGCGAAAAGGATCTGCTCACAGCCAGGGAACTCCGTCTGATTGCCGCCAGACGGAATGCCGGCTGA
- a CDS encoding glycosyltransferase family 1 → MKTRTSTCRKFVKPTGAALAAAALASLSHATDGNWISIDTPTDWSDATKWESGNIADGVGATATINTNIGGAKTINIDSNRTLGTLNIGDTNNTHAFTLAATNDAVLTLDNGGSGAHINQLSTSKGDTLSANITLDDDVTFSNASGNTLLVTGNISGTRALTINSTGTGATRFNGANSFSAVTIKNGTLGVGQRQALGDGVITIGDASAGTGANATLSLYGSSGSFSDTANAIHVVGTGVNTLVHTSWAATFTNTVTLDQDLILRITGTSTNALTLSGAITGTGGLITETPWGSPNVISLTGKGSNYSGGLTVKAGRTSVRYTDGLGTGDVTIGDAANTGIAASLTIGGTSEGFSATNQLHVRGNGVNTLGVTAWSATYSGPITLHDSNLTLQANSTSGATLTVDGGITGTGDLTLTTTGHATNTGASPTRVFLNGFVNNTGTITSTSTGVPTTRGVYIAGTIGSNVTDIIQTGAQSRLVLTGTDNAFTGDVDIQGGTLTLGSGAVTTTATFLTDTASLYLYTTDESGLVLNFKDYTVIESIAGLYIDGAKQAAGTWGAIGSGADYESTLITGTGLLQVGAVPEPATVALLAGAFVLGGTLAIRRFRNRK, encoded by the coding sequence ATGAAAACCCGAACCTCAACATGCCGGAAATTCGTAAAGCCCACCGGCGCGGCCCTCGCCGCCGCGGCCCTTGCCAGTCTGTCTCACGCGACTGACGGCAACTGGATTTCCATCGACACCCCAACCGACTGGAGCGATGCCACCAAATGGGAAAGCGGCAACATCGCCGATGGCGTCGGTGCCACCGCCACAATCAACACCAACATCGGCGGCGCCAAAACCATCAACATCGATTCGAATCGCACGCTTGGCACCCTGAACATTGGCGACACCAACAACACGCATGCCTTCACACTCGCCGCGACCAATGACGCCGTGCTTACTCTCGACAACGGCGGTTCCGGCGCACATATCAACCAACTCTCCACCAGCAAAGGCGACACCCTCTCGGCCAACATCACGCTCGACGATGACGTGACATTTTCCAACGCGAGCGGGAACACCCTGCTCGTTACCGGAAACATTTCGGGAACCCGCGCCCTCACCATCAACTCCACCGGCACCGGGGCGACCCGGTTCAACGGGGCCAACAGTTTTTCGGCTGTAACCATCAAAAACGGCACGCTCGGCGTGGGTCAGCGCCAAGCACTGGGTGATGGGGTCATCACCATCGGCGACGCCTCCGCAGGTACAGGTGCGAATGCCACGCTTTCCCTGTATGGCAGCAGTGGATCATTCTCCGACACAGCCAATGCCATCCATGTCGTCGGTACAGGGGTCAATACCCTGGTGCACACCTCCTGGGCTGCCACGTTCACCAACACAGTGACGCTGGACCAGGATCTCATCCTCCGCATCACCGGAACATCCACCAACGCGCTCACCCTGTCCGGTGCCATCACAGGAACTGGCGGATTGATCACAGAAACCCCGTGGGGCTCCCCCAACGTCATTAGCCTGACCGGCAAAGGAAGCAACTATTCGGGCGGGCTTACCGTCAAGGCAGGGAGAACCAGTGTCCGTTATACAGACGGCCTCGGCACTGGCGATGTCACGATTGGCGATGCTGCCAACACCGGTATCGCCGCCAGCCTCACCATAGGCGGAACAAGCGAAGGCTTTTCAGCGACCAACCAACTCCATGTCCGTGGCAACGGTGTGAACACGCTTGGGGTGACCGCCTGGAGCGCGACCTACTCGGGTCCGATCACACTGCACGACAGCAACCTCACTCTCCAGGCGAACAGCACCAGCGGCGCCACCCTCACCGTCGACGGGGGCATTACGGGCACGGGCGATCTCACGCTCACCACCACCGGCCACGCCACCAACACCGGTGCCAGCCCTACGCGCGTTTTTCTGAACGGTTTCGTCAACAACACCGGCACCATCACCTCGACGAGCACGGGCGTCCCCACTACTCGCGGCGTTTACATTGCCGGCACCATCGGCAGCAACGTCACCGACATCATCCAGACCGGAGCCCAGTCGCGGCTTGTTTTGACCGGCACGGATAACGCCTTCACCGGCGACGTGGACATTCAGGGCGGTACGCTGACCCTCGGTAGTGGAGCAGTTACTACAACAGCCACCTTCCTGACCGACACCGCCAGCCTCTATCTCTACACGACCGACGAATCCGGCCTCGTCCTCAATTTCAAGGACTACACCGTCATCGAAAGCATTGCCGGCCTCTACATCGACGGCGCGAAACAAGCCGCCGGCACATGGGGCGCGATCGGATCGGGGGCCGACTACGAATCCACGCTCATCACCGGCACCGGCCTGCTTCAGGTGGGGGCCGTCCCCGAACCCGCCACCGTTGCCCTCCTTGCCGGGGCCTTCGTTCTCGGCGGCACCCTTGCCATTCGCCGTTTCCGCAACCGGAAGTAA
- a CDS encoding alpha,alpha-trehalase: MASTRKGSRNAAAPSRPLRRILPHPALKAPAAAVRSSTTDAVRDFIHRNWAATLRTHTQDEGTLLGLPHPYTVPCRRAMFQELYYWDTYFTALGLVRSPGGLALAQDNLKNFIHEVERHGFVPNGNRTYYLNRSQPPYLAPLVNLLRRGAGAVLPVELPRLLSALRTEHAFWTTRRAAPAGTSAAGLSRYGHHASPDYVMQFFREIKDRAGLPGGDETACREQAGHMLAECESGWDFTPRFDQRCEHFCPVDLNCNLYVLEATLAALSATGDVHLPASSGKIDREPDASTAASDAAARTEAATWRIRADARRHLVHALNWDADRGAFFDYDFAHARRSPVLSAATFQPLWSGLATEEQAASVVARALPQLERPHGLTACAPAIRQSAFRNPHSCQWDHPNLWPCLQAIAWRGLQRYGYVTEARRIAQKYADTVCRVFVDTGDLWEKYNADTGTHHASGDAGYETPAMMGWTAGVFLDAVALLEEEA, translated from the coding sequence ATGGCCTCGACGCGAAAAGGCTCCCGTAATGCAGCCGCGCCTTCCCGACCCCTTCGACGCATCCTTCCGCACCCTGCCTTGAAAGCACCCGCTGCTGCTGTCCGGTCGTCCACCACCGACGCCGTCCGCGATTTTATCCACCGCAACTGGGCGGCCACGCTTCGCACGCACACGCAGGACGAGGGCACGCTCCTCGGCCTGCCGCATCCCTACACCGTGCCCTGCCGCCGGGCGATGTTTCAGGAACTGTATTACTGGGACACTTACTTCACGGCGCTGGGTCTGGTGCGCAGCCCCGGCGGCCTCGCGCTCGCGCAGGACAACCTGAAAAACTTCATCCACGAAGTCGAACGCCACGGCTTCGTCCCCAACGGCAACCGCACCTACTATCTGAATCGTTCCCAGCCGCCGTACCTGGCGCCTCTGGTCAATCTCCTGCGACGTGGCGCGGGCGCAGTCCTTCCGGTCGAACTGCCCCGCCTCCTTTCCGCTCTCCGCACCGAACACGCTTTCTGGACCACCCGCCGCGCCGCTCCTGCCGGCACGTCCGCCGCCGGCCTTTCCCGCTACGGCCATCACGCTTCGCCCGACTACGTCATGCAGTTTTTCCGCGAGATCAAGGACCGCGCCGGCCTTCCCGGAGGTGACGAAACCGCCTGCCGCGAACAGGCCGGCCACATGCTCGCCGAATGCGAGTCCGGCTGGGATTTCACTCCCCGCTTCGACCAGCGTTGCGAACACTTCTGCCCCGTCGATCTCAACTGCAATCTTTACGTCCTCGAAGCCACGCTCGCCGCTCTCAGCGCCACCGGGGATGTCCATCTCCCGGCAAGCTCCGGAAAAATCGATCGGGAGCCCGACGCTTCCACTGCGGCGTCCGATGCCGCCGCCCGCACCGAGGCCGCGACCTGGCGCATCCGGGCGGATGCCCGCCGCCACCTCGTCCACGCCCTCAACTGGGATGCCGACCGGGGCGCCTTTTTCGATTACGATTTTGCCCACGCCCGTCGCAGTCCGGTGCTCTCCGCGGCCACTTTCCAGCCGCTCTGGTCCGGTCTGGCCACCGAGGAGCAAGCCGCCTCCGTCGTCGCGCGAGCCCTCCCGCAACTCGAACGCCCCCACGGCCTCACCGCCTGCGCTCCAGCCATTCGACAATCCGCATTCCGCAATCCGCATTCCTGCCAGTGGGATCACCCCAATCTCTGGCCTTGCCTGCAAGCCATCGCCTGGCGCGGCCTGCAACGCTACGGCTATGTCACCGAAGCCCGGCGTATCGCTCAAAAATATGCCGATACCGTCTGTCGCGTTTTTGTGGATACGGGTGATCTCTGGGAGAAATACAACGCCGACACCGGCACGCACCACGCCAGTGGCGACGCCGGCTACGAGACTCCGGCCATGATGGGCTGGACGGCAGGCGTGTTCCTCGACGCCGTGGCGTTGCTGGAGGAAGAGGCGTAA
- a CDS encoding polyprenyl synthetase translates to MSRLDAFLRAQLSAFEPEIRDMADYCIDTSGKRIRPALVFLSGWNDSDPSDDATPAAVSTHGDPLVRAAAVVELVHLATLVHDDIMDEADVRRSRPTAARKYGAEAAVLLGDALLAHAVYLASQFPTTEVCAAVSESTRKVCAGEIVQTLRRGTIDVTRADYDRIIDLKTAELFRVSCLLGARLSGHPGFAPAAATFGRKLGIAYQIYDDLADFFGQENRIGKTLGTDLASGKITLPLLFLAEKLSPAERETLHAEITGQRPPDLSARLRQMQEHGIFEQVAAALAEETSAAREALAPHAALPPVRHLLELCDVLHAQVAALRQ, encoded by the coding sequence ATGAGCCGGCTCGATGCGTTTCTCCGGGCGCAGCTCTCCGCCTTCGAACCGGAAATCCGCGACATGGCCGATTATTGCATCGATACCTCCGGCAAGCGCATCCGGCCCGCACTCGTCTTCCTCAGCGGCTGGAACGACAGCGATCCTTCGGACGACGCCACCCCCGCCGCCGTTTCGACCCACGGCGATCCGCTCGTCCGCGCCGCCGCCGTCGTCGAACTCGTCCATCTCGCCACGCTCGTCCACGACGATATCATGGACGAAGCCGATGTCCGGCGCAGCCGTCCCACCGCCGCCCGCAAATACGGAGCCGAAGCGGCGGTCCTTCTTGGCGATGCGCTGCTCGCCCATGCCGTTTACCTCGCTTCGCAATTCCCCACGACCGAGGTCTGTGCCGCCGTCTCCGAATCCACCCGGAAAGTCTGCGCCGGCGAGATCGTGCAAACACTCCGCCGCGGCACCATCGACGTCACCCGCGCCGATTACGACCGCATCATCGACCTGAAAACCGCCGAGCTCTTCCGCGTTTCCTGCCTGCTCGGCGCCCGCCTGTCCGGCCACCCCGGGTTTGCGCCCGCCGCCGCCACCTTTGGCCGCAAGCTCGGCATCGCCTACCAGATCTACGACGACCTGGCCGATTTCTTCGGACAGGAAAACCGCATCGGCAAGACTCTCGGCACCGACCTTGCCAGCGGCAAGATCACGCTCCCGCTCCTCTTCCTTGCCGAAAAGCTCTCACCGGCCGAACGCGAGACACTCCATGCCGAGATCACCGGCCAGCGCCCGCCCGATCTTTCCGCGCGGTTGCGCCAGATGCAGGAGCACGGTATTTTCGAACAGGTCGCCGCGGCCCTGGCCGAAGAAACCTCCGCCGCCCGCGAGGCCCTCGCCCCGCACGCCGCGCTCCCGCCGGTCCGGCACTTGCTGGAACTCTGCGATGTGCTGCATGCGCAGGTCGCCGCCCTTCGCCAGTAG